A region of the Nocardia asteroides genome:
GACAGATCCCCACTGTGCATCTGCTCGACCCCGCGGCGCCGGGGCCGTTGGCGCACTCGCTGGCCGCGCTGCCGTTGACCAGAGGCAGCCTCCTCGGCGGGGTGTACGCCTACCTGGATCAGGCCGACCGCCTGGTGGTCGTGGACGGCTCCGACCGGTTGCTGCGGGTGCGGCACGAGCGTGACGCGGCAGGGACATGGCGGCTGATCGCCGAACACTACGCCGATCTCGGCTCGGTGATCCCGTCCGCGGACAGCGTGACCGGCCTCGTGCCGGACTGGTCGGGCAATGTGTGGTTCGCGACCGGCCAGGCAGTCGTCGGGTTCGTCACCACGACCGGGCGGGTCACGGCGATGGCGCTGCCCGCGGGAGAACACGTGGCCAACAGCATCTCCGCTGCGCCCGGCGGGCAGGTCGCGGTCGCCACGACGCACGCGTTGTACGAAATGCGCGTCGGCGCGTCCGGCGGTCCGGAGATCGTGTGGCGTGCGGCGTACGACCGGGGATCGGCGCGTAAGCCGGGGCAGCTGAGTTGGGGGACCGGCTCGACACCCACCTACTTCGGGCCGGAGACCGGCGCCGACTATCTGACCGTCGTGGACAACGCCGACGAACAGGTGCACGCCCTTGTATTCCATTCGGGTAGTAGCCGATTGGTGTGCTCGGTTCCGGTGCTCGGCGCGGGTGGTGCGGGGAGCGAGAACTCGCCGGTCGGGATCGGCCGCTCGGTCTTCGTGGCGAGCACCTACGGTTATCCGTACCCGGCACTGCCCGAGGGAGCCGGTCCGGCGGTGCCGCCGAGCGCGCCGTTCACCGGCGGGATGACGCGGATCGATGTGGCCGCCAACGGATGTCGCGTGGTGTGGGAGAACACGGTTCGCAGTGCGGCCGTACCGCGTTTGTCCACCGCCGACGGCGCGCTCTACACGGTCGCGCGCATCGGCCCCGACCACACCACACCGATCGACGGATACGCCTTCACCGTCCTGGACCCGGAAACCGGTGCGGTCACCGCGTCGCACCCCCTCCCCGGCACCGTCGTCGACGATCCACTTCAGACCGCGCCGCTGATCACCCACGACGGCCGCCTGCTGCAAGGCACGGTCACGGGAATCCTCCGCATCGGCTGAGCCCGATGACGGGAGAAGGTGACTCGGGTCACCAAGCGTCGAGTGGTCCGTGGCTGTCTTTCCGGTTCCGGACCCGCGCATTGCGCGAGCGGTCTTCGGCGGTTGTGGCACTGTGACGAGCGTCTCTCGAAGCCGGTTGTGGCCGAGGTGATTTCGCGCGGTCCCGGCTGATCCGGGCGGGGGTGAGGCGAAGATCACATACCTCGTTGTGGTTGCGGCCGAGGTGCCGACGGGGTGCGCGAAGCGGGGATGCGCGGGCACTTTTTCGCAGCCGGTTAATCCGGAGCCTGTCGGGGAACTGGCCGGTCTTCCTCGGGAGCCACTATGTCCTTACCCGGTTTATTACCGCGTAAACAAACTTGTGGTCTCTTTCCATTCCTCGGTTGTCAGCAACTGTCAATTTGTGCATATGAACGTGCAGGTGGGAGCGGGTGCCAGCAAACCGTAGAGGGGTCTATCTCGATGCTCGGCTAACTGCTGGGAAGAGTTCCGAACCGTTGCCGAGCGCGATTCCCGACGATCTTTCGGCGGCTTCGCCGGGACGGCGCGCACCCAGTGAAACCGCTATTTCGCGGGTCGCATGCGGTTAGCTGGCACGGGGCGAAAGGGTGGCTTCGCAAGGGTTTGCTGGAGTGCTGCTTTATACGCTTGACCTCGGCGGGGAGGGTTGCGTAGGGATAACGATTGTGTAGAGTTGACGGTAACGCTGGCCGCAGCTCGAGCACGACTCGCTGCGGCCAGCGGAACTCAATCGGGGGAGTTCTCAACCGATCTGGAAGCCACGTAGCTACCGATTGTCCCAGCGGCGCCACTCAGGGTGTGCTGATTGTTGGCTGTGTCACAGGTGATGGTTGCCCGCTCGATACCGGGGCCTTCGGGTTCGCCGGCTCGATGACGGCTCGGCGGCCCAGCCCGAACACGTACACCAGGAACAACGCTTCGGCGGTGAACCCGATGGCGATGCGGATCGGGGCGGGCAGCGGGCTCGGCGTCACGAATCCTTCGATCCAGCCGCAGACCAGCAACACCCCGACCAGCCCGAGCGCCACGGTTGCGGTCGCCCGTCCCTGCCTGGCCACCGCCTCCACCCGGCTGTGCCGGCCCGGATCGATCAGCGTCCAACCCAGTTTCAGGCCGACGCCGCCCGCGACGAACACCGCGGTCAGCTCCAGCGTGCCGTGCGGAAGGATGAAGCCGAAGAACGAATCCAGCCGCCCCGCGTCGGACATAAGCCCCGCGGTGACACCCAGATTGAGCGCGTTCATGAACAACAGGTAGACCGCGGGAAGGATCAACACTCCGGTGAACAAGGCGATCGCCGCGACCCACGCGTTGTTCGTCCACACCTGCGCGGCGAAGGCGCCCTGCGGATGCTCCGAGTAGTACGTCTCGAACGCGCCGCCGGGCGCGGTGAGACCAGCGGTGTCGCTCGGAATGCCGAGCACGTCGCGCGCCGAATCGAACCGGTCCACCCAGATGGCCAAGCCGGCCGAGACGAGTAGGAACGCCGCGGCGACGCCGACCCACCACGGCCAAGACCGGTACAGCGCCGCCGGGAAGCGATGGCTGAAGAACCGGCCGACCTCCAGCCAGGTGTCGGCTCGCGTCCCCAGCACCCGGCCCCGCGCACGCGCCAGCAGTGCACTGAGCCCGGCGATCAACTCCGGGTCCGGGCTGTGCGACTGCAGTCGCGCCAGCTGCTGGGACGTGCGGCGGTAGAGCATGACGAGTTCGTCCGCCTCCGCGCCGGTCAGCTTGCTCCGCTTGGACAAGTAGTCGAGCCGGTCCCACGCCCTGCGGTGCGCCAGGCTGTATGCGTCCACGTCCATTCGGTTGCCTCCCACTCCCACCGGTCGCAAGAATGCTATCGACATGGCTGAATTCACCACCGGCGAAGCAGTGGCCCTGGAGCTGCCGATCGCTCGCATCCCCACCAGGGCCACCGCGTTCCTGATCGACGTGCTGGCCCAGTGCACGCTCGGGTTCGTGCTGCTGCTGGCGATCGTCACGTTGCTGCTGCCCGCGGGTGTGGACTCGGCGTGGCTGGAAGTAGTGACGCTGGTCACCATCGTGACCGTGCTGGTCGGGTACCCGGTGACCTGTGAAACCGCCTGGCGCGGGCGGACCCTGGGCAAATTGCTGCTCGGGCTGCGCGTGGTGCGCCAGGACGGCGGGCCGATCGACTTCCGGCACGCGCTCACCCGCGGGCTGGCGGGCGCGATCGTCGACTTCTGGATGCTCGGCGGGTTCGGCGCCATCGCGGTGGTGACCTCGATGTGCTCGCCCCTGGCGCGGCGCATCGGTGACGTGGTCGCCGGCACCGTGGTGGTGCACGCGCAACGACCACTGCCGCCGCCCGCGCTCGCGATCGCGCCGCCGTGGCTGGCCGCGTGGAGCGCCCAGCTCGACCTGGCAGGGCTGCCGGAGGATCTCGCGTTGGCGGTGCGGCAGTACCTGACCCGTTTGCGTACTTTGACTCCCGCGGCGCGGCATCATCTCGGCACGGCGCTCGTGGCCGAGGTGTGCGGCCGGTTGCGCGTCGCGCCCCCGGCCGAGTGCCCGCCGGTGCAGATCCTCGGTGCGGTCATCGCCGAACGACAGCGCCGGGCGCTCCCGGCGCCGCTGTTCCCGCCGCGGCTGCCGGCGCCCGCAGGTCAGCCGTTCGCGGCGACGTAGTCGTCGATCTCGCGGAGAAAGGTGTCCTGACGAGCGGGCGTGATCCAGGAGGCGCGGAAGGAGTTCCTGGCCAACTCGGCCAGCCGATCGGTCCCGAGACCGGCGTGCTCGGCGAGTGCGAGGTAGTTGTCGGCCACGTACGCGCCGAAGTACGCGGGGTCGTCGCTGTTGATCGTCACCGTCAGCCCACGGTCGAGCAGGCCGACGATCTCCTGCGCCTTCATCTGCGCGGTGACGAAAGAGTTCGACACCGGACAGCAGGTGAGCGCGATGCCGTTGGACCGGGCCAGGTCGACCAGGCGATCGTCCTCCACGATGTTCGTGCCGTGGTCGAGGCGGTCGACGGCGATGTCCTCCAGCGCCTGGCGGATGTGTTCGATCGAGTTCGGCTGGTCGATGTCGCAGTGCATCGTCAGCAGGAAGCCTTCCGCGCGGGCGCGCTCGAAGACGCCGGCGAACTTGCTCGGCGGGTTGCCGCGCTCGTCGGAGTCCAGCCCGACCCCGAGGATCCAGCTCTTGTACGGCAGCGCTTCCAGCAGCGTCGCCATGGCGAACTCCGCGGAATGGTCGCGCAGGAAGCACAGGATCAGCTCGGCGGAAATCCCCAGCTCCCGCCGCGCCCGGGCGATCGCCGACCGATATCCGCTGATCACTGTCGGGAACGGAACCCCGCGCCCGGTGTGCGCCTGCGGATCGAAGAACAGCTCGACATGACGTACGCCTTGGGCGTGCGCCCTGCGCAGATAGTCGTAGGCCAGGTCGTGGAAGTCCTGCGGGAGCAGTAGTACGCGCATTGCCGGGTAGTAGACCTGGAGAAACGACGTCAGGTCGTGGAACCGATAGGTCTGCGCGACCTCGTCCACGTTCTTCTCCGGCAGTTCGATGCCGTTGCGCCGAGCCAGGCGGAACTTCAGCTCCGGCTCCAGCGTCCCTTCCAGATGCAGGTGCAACTCCGCTTTGGGCAGTCCGCGGACGAAGGCGGCGAGATCCGGTGCCATGGGGACATGATCCTCCTAGAGGGCGCCGGACTGCTTCAGTTCCAGGTATTCGTCCGCCAAGGCCTCCGGCAACCGTTCCGGGGACGCGGCCACGACCGCGATCCCGATGCGGCGCAGGGATTCCTGGACCAGCGCGCGTTCGGCGAGAACGGATTCGGCCGCGGCCGCGGCGTAGAGGTCGGAAAGGTCGTCGCGCCGGGTGGCGGCCGCGGCGATATCGGGGTCGGTCACCGAGACGATGAGCACTCGGTGCCGCTGCGCGAGCACCGGCAGCACGGGCAACAGGTTCTCCTCGACCGCGGCGCCGTCGAGGCTGGTGAACCAGACGACCAGGCTGCGCCGGCGGGTGCGCTGAATGGCCGCGCGCACCAGCGCGGCGCTGTCGGTGTCGACCAGCGCCGGGGTGACCCCGGCCATCGCGTGCATGAGCTTGTGCTGCAAGCGCTTTCCGCCGACACCGCGGACCTCGGCGCGCGGCTGCCGGTCGAAGGCGAGCAGGTCGACCGAGTCGCCCGCGGCGGCGGCCAGACCGCCGAGCAGCAGGGCCGCCTCGATGCTCGCGTCCAGGCGCGTACCGTCGCCGACCCGACCCGCGCTGACCCGGCCGGTGTCCAGCAGCATCAGCATGTGCCGGTTGCGCTCGGGCCGCCAGGTGCGGACCAGGACGTCGGTGGCGCGTGCGGTGGCGCGCCAGTCGATGGCGCGCACGTCGTCACCGGCGACGTACTCGCGGAACGAGTCGAATTCGGTGCCCTGGCCACGCAAGTTGGCCACATTGCGGCCTTCGAGATGTTGCAGCCGTTCGACTTTCGACCGCAGCAGCCGTTCGGCGCGGAACGCGGGCAGCGCGCGTACCCGGGCGGGCACACCGCGCCGTGTCTGCCTGCCTGCCAACCCGAGGGGGCCGAGCAGGCGCACCGTGACCGGTCCCGCGACCCGATCGCCACGGTAGGTCGGCGTGAGCGTGGTGCGGAAACGGACTTTGGTGCCGGGGGCGAGTTCCAGCCGGTGCGTGCGGTTCTCGGGACGGGCACTGTCGGGCCAGTCGTCCCACACCGTGCCGCGCAGCACGCGTGTTCCGGCGTTGACCGCGACGAGTTCCACCTCGGCGGAGCGCCCGAGCCGCACCGTGGTCAATGCCTCGCGGGAAAGCGTCAGATCTCGCGCCCGGCCCACGGTTAGGAGATCGAAGAGCACCCCGGCCGTCAACACACACGTCACCACCACGACGCCGAGCAGGGACGGCAGGACCAGAGTGACGAGCAGGGCCGCCACGCCTGCCGCGGCGGCCAGCCGACCGGTGACGACCATCCGCTACACCGGGACCGGAACCGACAGCAGCAGCGACGACAGCACGCCCTCGGTGGTCACGCCGTCCAACTCCGCCTCCGGGCGCAGGTGCAGGCGGTGCCGCAACACGGCCACCGCGACGGCTTTCACGTCGTCCGGCGTGACGAACCCGCGACCGTTGAGCCAGGCGAACGCGCGTGAGGCCGCCATCAGCGCGGTCGCCCCTCGGGTGGAGGCGCCGTGCTGCACTGCGGGGGAGGTGCGGGTGGCCCGGCACACGTCGACGGTGTAGGCGAGCACCTCGGGGCTGATCGTCGTCTTCGCGATCGCGGCGCGCGCGGCGCTGATGTGCGCCGGTCCCGCCACGGGACGCAGGCCGGCGGCGGTCAGGTCGCGTGGATCGAAGCCCGCGGCGTGGCGTTGCAGGATGCGGAACTCGTCGTCGCGGCCGGGCAGGTGGATGTCCACCTTGAACAGGAACCGGTCCAGCTGTGCCTCCGGCAGCGGGTAGGTGCCCTCCTGTTCGATCGGGTTCTGGGTGGCGACCACGACGAACGGATCAGGCAGCGGCTGCGGCTTGCCGTCCACCGAGACCTGTCGTTCCTCCATCGATTCCAGCAACGACGACTGGGTTTTCGGCGGCGTGCGGTTGATCTCGTCGGCGAGCAGTAGGTTGGTGAACACCGGACCCTGCCGGAAGGTGAACTCGGCGGAATGCGGATCGTAGATCTGCGACCCGGTGACGTCGCCGGGCATCAGATCCGGGGTGAACTGCACTCGCGCGTGGTCCAAGTCCAGTGCGGTGGCCAGCGCCCGCACCAGCAGGGTCTTGGCGACCCCCGGCACGCCTTCGAGCAGCACGTGGCCACGGCACAGCAGCGCGAGCACCAGGTACATGACCGCGCTGTCGTTGCCGACCACCGCTTTGCCGATCTCGGCGCGCAGGGCGTGGAACGCGGCGCTCGCCTGCTCGGCCGTCGGGGTGGTCTCGGTGCTGGTCATTCGATCTCCTGTGGTTCGCGGGCGCTCCGGCACGCGGGGGGCCGGACAAGAATTGGGCGAGAGGGTCTCATCCGACCTCCGATTCGATCCATTCGAGCTGAGCGGCGACCACTTGTAAGGTCCCCGGATCGGGCACGGGGCCGAACAGCGCGGCGCCGATCCGGGCTGGGTCGGCTCCGATGCGAGCGGCGACCACGGCGACGATCCGGTCCGGCGGCGTGTCCGCCGTGATGCCGAGCGGGGAGCGGACGCGGCGCAGCGTGGCCGCCCGCAGCTTCCCGGCGACGTGGTCGTGGTCTTTCGAGCGCCGGTAGA
Encoded here:
- a CDS encoding stage II sporulation protein M, which translates into the protein MDVDAYSLAHRRAWDRLDYLSKRSKLTGAEADELVMLYRRTSQQLARLQSHSPDPELIAGLSALLARARGRVLGTRADTWLEVGRFFSHRFPAALYRSWPWWVGVAAAFLLVSAGLAIWVDRFDSARDVLGIPSDTAGLTAPGGAFETYYSEHPQGAFAAQVWTNNAWVAAIALFTGVLILPAVYLLFMNALNLGVTAGLMSDAGRLDSFFGFILPHGTLELTAVFVAGGVGLKLGWTLIDPGRHSRVEAVARQGRATATVALGLVGVLLVCGWIEGFVTPSPLPAPIRIAIGFTAEALFLVYVFGLGRRAVIEPANPKAPVSSGQPSPVTQPTISTP
- a CDS encoding RDD family protein encodes the protein MAEFTTGEAVALELPIARIPTRATAFLIDVLAQCTLGFVLLLAIVTLLLPAGVDSAWLEVVTLVTIVTVLVGYPVTCETAWRGRTLGKLLLGLRVVRQDGGPIDFRHALTRGLAGAIVDFWMLGGFGAIAVVTSMCSPLARRIGDVVAGTVVVHAQRPLPPPALAIAPPWLAAWSAQLDLAGLPEDLALAVRQYLTRLRTLTPAARHHLGTALVAEVCGRLRVAPPAECPPVQILGAVIAERQRRALPAPLFPPRLPAPAGQPFAAT
- the add gene encoding adenosine deaminase, which translates into the protein MAPDLAAFVRGLPKAELHLHLEGTLEPELKFRLARRNGIELPEKNVDEVAQTYRFHDLTSFLQVYYPAMRVLLLPQDFHDLAYDYLRRAHAQGVRHVELFFDPQAHTGRGVPFPTVISGYRSAIARARRELGISAELILCFLRDHSAEFAMATLLEALPYKSWILGVGLDSDERGNPPSKFAGVFERARAEGFLLTMHCDIDQPNSIEHIRQALEDIAVDRLDHGTNIVEDDRLVDLARSNGIALTCCPVSNSFVTAQMKAQEIVGLLDRGLTVTINSDDPAYFGAYVADNYLALAEHAGLGTDRLAELARNSFRASWITPARQDTFLREIDDYVAANG
- a CDS encoding DUF58 domain-containing protein, with the protein product MVVTGRLAAAAGVAALLVTLVLPSLLGVVVVTCVLTAGVLFDLLTVGRARDLTLSREALTTVRLGRSAEVELVAVNAGTRVLRGTVWDDWPDSARPENRTHRLELAPGTKVRFRTTLTPTYRGDRVAGPVTVRLLGPLGLAGRQTRRGVPARVRALPAFRAERLLRSKVERLQHLEGRNVANLRGQGTEFDSFREYVAGDDVRAIDWRATARATDVLVRTWRPERNRHMLMLLDTGRVSAGRVGDGTRLDASIEAALLLGGLAAAAGDSVDLLAFDRQPRAEVRGVGGKRLQHKLMHAMAGVTPALVDTDSAALVRAAIQRTRRRSLVVWFTSLDGAAVEENLLPVLPVLAQRHRVLIVSVTDPDIAAAATRRDDLSDLYAAAAAESVLAERALVQESLRRIGIAVVAASPERLPEALADEYLELKQSGAL
- a CDS encoding MoxR family ATPase; protein product: MTSTETTPTAEQASAAFHALRAEIGKAVVGNDSAVMYLVLALLCRGHVLLEGVPGVAKTLLVRALATALDLDHARVQFTPDLMPGDVTGSQIYDPHSAEFTFRQGPVFTNLLLADEINRTPPKTQSSLLESMEERQVSVDGKPQPLPDPFVVVATQNPIEQEGTYPLPEAQLDRFLFKVDIHLPGRDDEFRILQRHAAGFDPRDLTAAGLRPVAGPAHISAARAAIAKTTISPEVLAYTVDVCRATRTSPAVQHGASTRGATALMAASRAFAWLNGRGFVTPDDVKAVAVAVLRHRLHLRPEAELDGVTTEGVLSSLLLSVPVPV